A window of the Candidatus Saccharimonadales bacterium genome harbors these coding sequences:
- a CDS encoding non-canonical purine NTP pyrophosphatase, producing the protein MRLIFATYSPGKLSEIKRLGQVSSIDVVGLSDVGVDVKFQETGDTYEANARQKFDQAAAALAHNQIDWLAADDSGFEIDALGGQPGVNSQRWVGQEMTDQEITDYTLKQLASVPPPQRTARLRTVVALGKTGQQPLIFEGSLDGSILNVPDKDSPLVEGFPLGQLFFISGAMLTYSQYLQKAQVNGPEFLSQRALAFKKVFNYINDLQSLSGDFLEK; encoded by the coding sequence ATGCGGCTAATATTCGCGACCTACAGTCCCGGCAAGCTGAGTGAGATAAAACGCTTAGGCCAAGTTAGTTCAATCGACGTGGTAGGCTTGAGCGACGTCGGCGTGGATGTTAAATTCCAGGAGACCGGCGACACTTATGAAGCCAACGCCCGACAAAAATTCGACCAGGCGGCCGCGGCTCTGGCGCACAATCAAATCGACTGGTTAGCCGCCGACGATTCGGGCTTCGAGATCGATGCGCTGGGCGGTCAGCCCGGCGTCAATAGTCAGCGTTGGGTCGGCCAGGAAATGACCGATCAAGAAATTACTGACTATACCCTCAAACAACTCGCCTCGGTCCCCCCACCCCAGCGTACCGCCCGCCTTAGAACCGTTGTAGCACTCGGTAAGACCGGTCAGCAACCGCTTATTTTTGAAGGTTCATTGGACGGCTCAATTCTGAATGTCCCGGATAAAGACTCGCCGTTAGTCGAGGGTTTTCCCTTGGGCCAGTTGTTTTTTATATCCGGAGCTATGTTGACTTACTCTCAGTACCTCCAAAAAGCTCAAGTCAACGGCCCGGAATTTTTGAGTCAACGGGCTCTAGCGTTTAAAAAAGTCTTCAACTATATCAACGATTTGCAGAGTCTGAGCGGAGATTTTTTAGAAAAGTAG
- a CDS encoding DNA alkylation repair protein has product MTARDVKQALLNLASADKARSNAWFFKSGPGQYGEGDEFIGVNVPDQRVIASHHRELKLEEVIKLIASPVHEHRLTGLFIMVDQFNQSAKAGRQVRYEAYLKLLNDGWVNNWDLIDSSAPQILGAYLADKSRRELYRLASGGLWQQRAAILATFYFIREDDFTDCLSLAEELVDHPHDLIHKAVGWMLREIGNRDRAVEELFLAKHYKYMPRTMLRYAIEKFPNQLRRAYLEGKI; this is encoded by the coding sequence ATGACAGCGCGCGACGTGAAGCAAGCCTTGCTAAATCTGGCCTCAGCCGATAAGGCTCGATCAAACGCCTGGTTTTTCAAATCCGGGCCGGGCCAGTATGGCGAAGGGGATGAATTTATCGGCGTCAACGTACCTGACCAGCGGGTCATTGCCAGCCATCATCGCGAGCTTAAGCTAGAGGAAGTCATCAAGCTGATTGCGAGTCCGGTGCACGAGCACCGGCTGACCGGTTTGTTTATCATGGTTGATCAATTTAACCAGTCAGCTAAAGCCGGGCGACAGGTCCGCTATGAAGCCTACCTGAAACTGCTCAACGACGGGTGGGTTAACAACTGGGACCTAATTGATAGCAGCGCGCCGCAAATCCTGGGAGCTTATCTAGCCGACAAGTCTCGGCGCGAGCTTTATCGGTTGGCCAGCGGGGGATTATGGCAACAAAGGGCGGCGATTTTGGCCACTTTTTACTTTATCCGTGAGGACGATTTTACCGATTGTTTGTCGCTGGCTGAAGAACTGGTTGATCATCCGCACGATTTGATCCATAAGGCCGTCGGTTGGATGCTCAGGGAAATCGGTAACCGGGACCGGGCGGTAGAAGAACTGTTTTTAGCCAAACACTATAAATATATGCCGCGGACAATGCTGCGTTACGCCATTGAAAAATTTCCTAATCAACTTCGCCGGGCCTACCTAGAAGGCAAAATTTAG